A window of the Dunckerocampus dactyliophorus isolate RoL2022-P2 chromosome 19, RoL_Ddac_1.1, whole genome shotgun sequence genome harbors these coding sequences:
- the nek2 gene encoding serine/threonine-protein kinase Nek2: MPSRVGDYEVLHTIGSGSYGKCQKIRRKSDGKVLVWKQLDYGTMAESEKQMLVSEVNLLRELKHPNIVRYYDRIIDRTNTTLYIVMEYCQGGDLASLIARCIRERHYLEETFILRVMAQLMLALKECHKRSDGRPTVLHRDLKPANIFLDVKQNVKLGDFGLARILNHDTSFAKTFVGTPYYMSPEQMNQMSYNEKSDIWSLGCLLYELCALSPPFTACNQKELAVKIREGKFSRIPFRYSEELNTLLKRMLNLKDYLRPSVESILQSSLLTEAVSKEQSKQHQRGKSADSDCPPEKPAEALSPPAHAAAELRLREQALKEREKALKEREEMLERREHEMCVRERLADEKLLRAESLLRNFHLQHKREQTPHYDKDIGVWEICLPGKKKVHFAGASKENHRPDRSLSVVPHEDIISRHAQILNEVERACKLLGFRI; encoded by the exons ATGCCGTCTCGAGTTGGTGATTACGAGGTGCTGCACACCATTGGTTCTGGTTCGTATGGAAAATGCCAGAAAATAAGACGAAAATCTGATGGCAAA GTGCTGGTGTGGAAGCAGTTGGACTATGGCACAATGGCTGAGAGTGAGAAGCAGATGTTGGTGTCGGAGGTCAACCTCCTAAGGGAGCTGAAGCATCCCAACATTGTAAGATACTACGACCGCATCATCGACCGCACCAACACCACCCTGTACATCGTCATGGAGTACTGCCAGGGTGGAGACCTGGCCAGCCTCATCGCCCGGTGCATCAGGGAAAG ACATTATTTGGAGGAGACGTTCATCCTGCGTGTCATGGCCCAGCTGATGTTGGCATTAAAGGAGTGCCACAAGCGCAGTGACGGCAGGCCCACCGTCCTCCATCGGGACCTGAAACCGGCCAACATCTTCCTGGACGTCAAGCAGAACGTGAAACTGGGCGACTTTGGCCTGGCCCGGATCCTCAACCACGACACCAGCTTTGCGAAGACGTTCGTCGGGACGCCCTACTACATGTCTCCT GAACAAATGAACCAGATGTCGTACAATGAAAAGTCTGACATCTGGTCTCTGGGCTGTTTGCTGTATGAGCTGTGCGCACTGTC GCCACCTTTTACTGCCTGTAACCAAAAAGAGCTTGCAGTGAAGATCCGAGAAGGAAAGTTCTCCAGAATCCCATTTCGATACTCTGAAGAATTAAACACCCTGCTCAAGAGAATGCTCAACTTGAAg GACTACCTGAGGCCATCTGTGGAGTCCATCCTCCAGAGCAGCCTGCTGACAGAAGCAGTCAGTAAAGAACAGAGCAAGCAGCACCAGCGGGGAAAGTCAGCAGACTCTGACTGTCCTCCTGAAAAGCCTGCAGAAGCGTTGTCACCTCCCGCCCATGCAGCAGCGGAGCTCAGGCTCAGAGAGCAGGCACTCAAAGAGCGAGAAAAGGCGCTGAAAGAACGCGAGGAGATGCTGGAGA gaAGAGAGCATGAGATGTGTGTCCGTGAACGACTGGCAGATGAGAAACTATTGAG GGCAGAGAGTTTACTGAGAAATTTCCATCTGCAACACAAGCGGGAGCAGACCCCCCATTATGACAAAGACATAG GCGTGTGGGAGATTTGCTTACCTGGCAAGAAGAAGGTCCACTTTGCTGGGGCTAGCAAGGAGAACCATCGGCCTGATCGCTCTCTGAGTGTGGTGCCACATGAGGACATTATCAGTCGACATGCTCAAATCCTAAACGAAGTGGAGAGAGCCTGCAAGCTCCTTGGTTTCCGCATCTGA
- the kif20a gene encoding kinesin-like protein KIF20A, with amino-acid sequence MALFLSSPCMSPLDEEEEMAVFESTAAELGGLGRPRLPEISVISPGLDPRPSTMGQEMAVKPVLMRTGSGGVKGDPERVKVFLRIRPLTELERERGEEQGCVDVQDDETLLLKAPKCSQNMKMAERGICQSMHKFTFSKILGPETTQQHFYECTMKEMVKNVLLGENRLLYTYGVTNSGKTFTIQGTGREAGLLPRALVSLFRKVQGRLYGAMDLKPVLYRDVRRLEPSEIKEEEMRRCSLLKEDENSRRGGASTWDSGIGGLSTTSNIANQLEDCDSVCLEPDSLSQSGDNDLDERVQFSIWVSFYEIYNEFLYDLLDGSPSKQPRKRPTLRLSDDKNGNPYVKDLTWIQVRSAEEAWKILRVGRCNQSFASTHLNQNSSRSHSIFSIRVLHIRPDADSGQNMDISELTVCDLAGSERCKQQRNGERMKEANNINASLLTLGRCIAALRQNQTNKSRPPQVVPFRDSKLTRVLQGFFCGRGTSSMVVNINTCASVYDETLQALKFSAIASQLVHGPSTKTRVAYILSLLREPANGNDSSVLEEESDESDVEDGDITMLNTESLLQAIDLLKRQLQRQQEEKELIEANVREEAVSEMMEHVLRMEEDFSETLDRERAMIEARCEDKIEILQKHLKKFYTQELQERDQEIEELSAALKKQRNNEEGSSSPPQQQAPEGPRRSKRRTAQTDLSRLREELDQCRAELLSKTQELSKLKMQLEGPGSAGTAAANRKLEEGQRNLHQLRVDLQRLGSDLQSGERACCRNTGGERLRQALSAADETLMKQDQILVELQNGLTLVKADLRRKAEAPVQLQLPRVGFATPGSCKKRGCGAAATANDSENKPPQKKPFCQSLFPTRTPTRKYNMHNDADVNLTPYSRILRSRQQSPSPVPTPRILRGKY; translated from the exons ATGGCGTTGTTTTTGTCCTCGCCGTGTATGTCCCCTttggatgaagaggaggaaatGGCTGTGTTTGAGTCCACGGCAGCGGAGCTTGGGGGCCTGGGAAGACCTCGTCTGCCTGAGATTTCGGTCATTTCGCCCGGCCTGGACCCCCGGCCGTCCACCATGGGGCAG GAAATGGCTGTGAAACCAGTACTGATGAGGACGGGCAGTGGCGGTGTCAAAGGCGACCCAGAAAGAGTGAAGGTCTTCCTGCGCATCCGTCCCCTCACAGAGTTGGAGCGAGAAAGGGGAGAAGAACAG GGTTGTGTGGACGTCCAAGATGATGAGACTCTGCTGCTCAAAGCGCCCAAGTGCTCCCAAAACATGAAGATGGCAGAGAGGGGCATCTGTCAGAGCATGCACAAGTTCACATTCTCCAAG ATTCTGGGACCAGAGACGACACAGCAACACTTTTATGAGTGCACAATGAAGGAGATGGTGAAAAATGTGCTTCTAGGAGAGAACAGGCTCCTGTACACCTACGGTGTTACCAATTCTGGAAAGACTTTCACTATTCAAG GGACTGGTCGCGAGGCGGGCCTCCTGCCCCGAGCTTTAGTATCTCTCTTCAGGAAAGTCCAAGGTCGTCTCTACGGCGCCATGGACCTGAAGCCCGTCTTGTACCGGGATGTGAGGCGCTTGGAGCCCTCTGAGATCAAGGAGGAGGAAATGCGCCGATGCTCTCTGCTCAAAGAG GATGAGAATTCTCGCCGAGGGGGCGCCTCAACATGGGACAGCGGTATCGGAGGTCTCTCTACCACAAGCAACATTGCCAACCAGCTGGAAG ACTGCGACAGTGTTTGCCTGGAGCCTGACAGCCTGTCGCAGAGCGGCGACAACGACCTGGACGAACGAGTGCAGTTCTCCATCTGGGTGTCTTTCTACGAGATCTACAACGAGTTCCTGTACGACCTGCTGGACGGCTCGCCCTCCAAGCAGCCGAGGAAGAGGCCAACACTGCGGCTGAGCGACGACAAGAACGGCAATCCCTATGTGAAGG ACCTCACGTGGATCCAGGTCCGCAGTGCAGAGGAAGCCTGGAAGATTCTGAGGGTTGGACGTTGTAACCAAAGTTTTGCCAGCACCCACCTCAACCAAAACTCCAGCCGCAG CCACAGCATTTTCTCCATCCGTGTCCTGCACATCCGCCCGGATGCAGATTCTGGTCAAAACATGGACATCAGCGA ACTGACTGTGTGTGACCTAGCCGGGTCGGAGCGCTGCAAACAGCAGCGCAACGGCGAAAGGATGAAGGAAGCCAACAACATCAACGCCTCCCTGTTGACGCTGGGCCGCTGTATTGCTGCTCTGAGGCAGAACCAGACAAACAA GTCGCGTCCCCCTCAAGTGGTGCCCTTCAGGGACAGCAAGCTGACCCGAGTGCTTCAGGGCTTCTTCTGCGGGCGAGGAACCTCCAGCATGGTGGTCAACATCAACACATGTGCCTCAGTCTATGATGAGACTCTCCAAGCACTCAAGTTCTCAGCCATTGCTTCCCAA CTGGTCCATGGTCCCTCCACAAAGACCAGAGTGGCCTACATCCTGTCTCTTTTGCGTGAGCCAGCCAACGGGAACGACAGCAGTGTGTTGGAGGAAGAGTCCGATGAGAGCGATGTGGAAGATGGAGATATCACAATGTTGAACACAGAG TCTTTGCTGCAGGCCATCGACCTCCTAAAGAGACAGTTGCAGCGCCAGCAGGAAGAAAAGGAGCTTATTGAGGCCAACGTGAGGGAGGAGGCGGTCTCAGAAATGATGGAGCACGTCCTGAGAATGGAAGAGGATTTCAG TGAGACCTTGGACAGAGAGAGGGCTATGATAGAAGCACGCTGTGAGGACAAGATAGAAATCCTGcagaaacatttgaaaaaattctACACGCAAGAGCTACAG GAGCGTGACCAGGAGATTGAGGAGCTGAGCGCTGCCTTGAAGAAGCAGAGAAACAACGAAGAGGGCTCCAGCTCCCCACCCCAGCAGCAGGCCCCCGAGGGGCCTCGGCGGTCCAAGCGCCGCACCGCCCAGACGGATCTCAGCCGATTGCGCGAGGAGCTGGACCAGTGTCGTGCTGAGCTGCTAAGCAAGACGCAAG AGTTGTCAAAGCTGAAGATGCAGCTGGAGGGGCCAGGCTCGGCGGGCACTGCTGCCGCTAACCGCAAGCTGGAGGAGGGTCAAAGG AACCTGCATCAGCTGCGCGTGGACTTGCAGAGGCTGGGTTCAGACCTGCAGTCCGGTGAGCGCGCCTGCTGCCGCAACACAGGAGGCGAGAGGCTGCGTCAGGCTTTGTCCGCCGCCGACGAAACGCTAATGAAACAG GACCAGATCCTGGTGGAGCTACAGAACGGCCTGACGCTTGTCAAGGCCGACTTGAGGCGCAAAGCGGAGGCGCCGGTGCAGCTGCAGCTTCCCCGCGTGGGTTTCGCTACACCGGGGTCCTGCAAGAAGCGGGGCTGTGGCGCTGCCGCCACGGCTAATGACTCTGAGAACAAGCCTCCACAAAAGAAGCCTTTTTGCCAGTCTTTGTTTCCCACACGCACACCAACTCGGAAATACAACATGCATAACGACGCAGATGTAAACCTAACCCCTTATTCTCGGATCCTGAGGTCACGACAGCAGTCTCCAAGCCCTGTCCCCACCCCACGTATCCTCAGAGGGAAGTATTGA